One Citrobacter amalonaticus genomic window carries:
- the fhuF gene encoding siderophore-iron reductase FhuF gives MAYRSAPIIDDVIWRTHLQPQMPSLAEAVRATIAQTREHLLDFIRLDEPAPQSAMTLAQWRRPGELQSLLAIYSDHIYRNHPTQSRENKPLISLWAQWYIGLMVPPLMLALLTQETAIDVSPEHIHVEFHETGRAACFWIDVHQDQLATAQSPQARMETLVKQALTPVIQALEATGEINGKLIWSNTGYLINWYLTEMKPLLGETLLNTLRQACFFEKQLSCGADNPLWRTVVPREGILVRRTCCQRYRLPDVQQCGDCTLK, from the coding sequence ATGGCCTATCGTTCCGCACCGATCATTGACGATGTCATCTGGCGAACGCATCTCCAGCCGCAGATGCCCTCGCTGGCCGAAGCCGTGCGCGCAACCATAGCCCAGACGCGTGAGCATCTGCTGGATTTTATCCGTCTGGATGAACCCGCACCGCAGAGTGCGATGACGCTGGCACAATGGCGTCGTCCCGGCGAGCTTCAGTCTCTGCTGGCAATCTACTCCGATCATATTTATCGCAACCACCCCACGCAGTCGCGCGAAAATAAGCCGCTAATCTCGCTGTGGGCGCAGTGGTACATCGGTCTGATGGTACCTCCGCTGATGCTTGCCCTGCTCACGCAGGAAACGGCTATTGATGTCTCGCCCGAACATATCCACGTTGAGTTTCACGAAACCGGACGTGCTGCCTGCTTCTGGATCGACGTACATCAGGATCAACTGGCGACAGCACAATCCCCGCAGGCACGCATGGAAACGCTGGTTAAGCAGGCGCTGACTCCGGTCATCCAGGCGCTTGAGGCGACCGGAGAGATCAACGGCAAACTTATCTGGAGCAATACCGGTTATCTGATTAACTGGTATCTCACTGAAATGAAACCGCTGCTGGGCGAAACATTGTTGAATACGCTGCGCCAGGCCTGCTTCTTTGAAAAGCAGTTGTCCTGCGGGGCTGACAACCCACTCTGGCGCACGGTCGTCCCTCGTGAAGGCATTCTGGTACGCAGAACATGCTGCCAGCGTTATCGTCTGCCGGACGTTCAGCAGTGCGGTGACTGTACGCTGAAGTAA
- a CDS encoding PTS sugar transporter subunit IIC — protein MKSTNHAVFNVIFRFVENYVSPIAGRISSQRHVMAIRDGFISAMPFMIVGSFLLVFAYPPFSPDTTWGFARTWLDLAKQFEGQILTPFDMTMGIMSIYICAAIAYNLGKHYVKSHQLDPFMCAMLSIMAFLLVAAPKTKGTLPVDSLGGTGIFTAILVAIYCVEMMRFLKAHNIGIRLPDQVPPMIKNSFDLLIPVLVVVLTLYPLSLLIQAQFDMLIPQAIMAIFKPLVSAADSLPAILLAVLIGHLLWFAGIHGAAIVSGMLQMFWLTNLGMNQTALAQGAPLPHIFMEAFWTFFIVIGGSGATMGLVICYLRSRSVHLRSIGRLSVVPSIFNINEPVIFGTPIVMNPVFFIPFLLAPMVNAVLAWAAMKLDLIGRVISVVPWTAPAPVGAAWALGWDYRAAILVVLLAIVSAVIYFPFFKVYEKQLLEQEAEEAQRSDAENEQIA, from the coding sequence ATGAAATCTACCAACCATGCAGTCTTTAATGTGATTTTCCGGTTTGTTGAAAACTATGTCAGCCCGATTGCCGGGCGCATTTCTTCACAGCGTCATGTTATGGCTATCCGTGACGGCTTTATCTCCGCGATGCCATTTATGATTGTCGGATCGTTTCTGTTGGTATTTGCCTATCCTCCGTTTTCACCCGATACCACCTGGGGCTTTGCCCGGACCTGGCTGGATCTGGCGAAGCAGTTTGAAGGGCAGATCCTGACGCCCTTTGATATGACCATGGGGATCATGTCGATCTACATCTGTGCCGCCATTGCCTATAACCTTGGCAAACATTACGTCAAGTCTCATCAGTTGGATCCGTTCATGTGTGCCATGCTCTCTATCATGGCGTTCCTACTGGTCGCCGCGCCTAAAACAAAAGGCACTCTGCCTGTGGACAGCCTCGGCGGGACAGGGATTTTTACGGCGATTCTGGTGGCGATTTACTGCGTAGAAATGATGCGCTTTCTGAAGGCGCATAACATCGGTATTCGTTTACCCGATCAGGTCCCGCCGATGATCAAAAACTCATTCGATCTGCTGATCCCGGTGCTGGTGGTGGTGCTGACATTGTACCCACTCAGCCTGCTGATTCAGGCACAGTTCGACATGCTCATCCCGCAAGCCATTATGGCTATCTTCAAACCACTGGTATCCGCTGCCGACTCTCTGCCAGCGATTTTACTGGCGGTACTGATTGGTCATCTGTTGTGGTTTGCCGGTATTCATGGTGCGGCGATCGTCTCCGGGATGCTGCAAATGTTCTGGCTGACCAATCTTGGTATGAACCAGACTGCGCTGGCGCAGGGGGCTCCGTTACCGCATATTTTTATGGAGGCATTCTGGACGTTCTTCATCGTGATTGGCGGGTCGGGTGCGACGATGGGACTGGTGATTTGCTATCTGCGCAGTCGTTCCGTGCATCTGCGTTCAATAGGCCGGCTGAGCGTGGTACCCAGTATCTTTAACATTAACGAACCGGTGATTTTCGGTACGCCGATTGTTATGAACCCGGTGTTCTTTATTCCTTTCCTGTTGGCGCCGATGGTGAACGCCGTGCTGGCATGGGCGGCGATGAAACTGGATCTGATTGGTCGCGTGATTTCGGTTGTGCCGTGGACTGCGCCAGCGCCAGTCGGAGCTGCGTGGGCATTAGGCTGGGATTATCGTGCTGCCATTCTGGTGGTTCTTCTGGCAATAGTTTCAGCCGTCATCTACTTCCCGTTCTTTAAAGTGTACGAGAAGCAACTGCTGGAACAAGAGGCGGAAGAGGCACAACGTTCAGACGCGGAAAACGAGCAGATTGCGTAG
- a CDS encoding YbaK/EbsC family protein: MSLQSVRQFLAEHAPDIEIIELNQSTATVELAAKAHNVQPGQIAKTLSLKVKDVIILVVAKGDARLDNKKLKSTFGAKARMLSSDEVVNATGHPVGGVCPFGLETPLPVYCDVSLRSFTEVLPAAGATHSAVRIAPERMAELTSATWVDVCQ, encoded by the coding sequence ATGAGTCTGCAATCGGTACGGCAATTTTTAGCCGAGCATGCCCCGGATATTGAAATCATTGAATTAAATCAAAGCACCGCGACGGTTGAGCTGGCGGCAAAAGCGCATAACGTCCAGCCCGGACAGATAGCGAAGACCCTTTCGCTGAAGGTTAAGGACGTCATCATCCTGGTCGTCGCCAAAGGCGATGCAAGACTGGACAATAAAAAGCTCAAAAGCACTTTCGGCGCCAAGGCGCGTATGCTGAGTAGTGATGAGGTTGTCAATGCGACAGGACATCCCGTTGGCGGGGTTTGCCCATTCGGGCTGGAAACCCCGTTGCCTGTTTATTGTGATGTCTCTTTACGCTCGTTCACCGAAGTCCTTCCGGCGGCTGGCGCTACACATAGCGCGGTGCGTATTGCGCCAGAGCGTATGGCTGAACTGACTTCAGCCACCTGGGTTGATGTGTGCCAGTAA
- the bglJ gene encoding DNA-binding transcriptional activator BglJ, with protein MENRNRTRNVALIEKCVMSGIGIQNLFNTTSDSQYKLHLYLTLDDFQQAMSTTVFSAVIFSLSSIRKDRRVGLMSLTKLAENYPGMRRLVIADDDVEARLISALSPLPLDGVLSKAASLPALQEALFTMLGGTRRISESNSNLWYLNQSRMLSPTEREILRFMSCGYSMPQIAIELARNIKTIRAHKFNVMSKLGVNSDAGLLHAADILL; from the coding sequence ATGGAAAATAGAAACCGTACGCGAAATGTCGCACTCATAGAAAAATGTGTTATGAGTGGTATTGGTATTCAGAATTTATTTAACACAACGTCCGATAGCCAATATAAATTGCACCTCTATTTGACGTTGGATGATTTTCAACAGGCGATGAGTACGACGGTTTTTTCTGCCGTTATTTTCTCTCTCTCCTCGATCAGAAAAGACCGACGGGTGGGGTTAATGAGTCTGACCAAACTGGCTGAAAATTATCCCGGCATGCGTCGTCTGGTGATTGCGGATGATGATGTTGAAGCGCGTTTAATCAGCGCACTGTCGCCCTTACCGCTGGATGGTGTACTGAGCAAAGCCGCCTCGCTCCCTGCGCTGCAGGAGGCGTTATTTACCATGTTAGGCGGCACGCGGCGGATCAGCGAAAGTAACAGCAATCTCTGGTATCTCAATCAGAGTCGCATGCTGAGCCCAACGGAGCGAGAAATTTTGCGCTTTATGTCCTGCGGCTATTCAATGCCGCAAATCGCGATAGAACTGGCGCGGAATATTAAAACCATTCGGGCGCACAAGTTTAACGTGATGTCGAAACTGGGCGTCAATTCTGACGCGGGTCTACTGCATGCGGCGGATATTTTGCTTTAA
- a CDS encoding helix-turn-helix transcriptional regulator has protein sequence MLPGCCKNGIVISKVPVIQAGLHGVMQLHFPEYELTTCGVVEELTPLQLRRTELAIVDLTGDCHHPRTVCERFYALLSQYRDIHWVFLVSRAYYAQAVELLMRPSSTLLSDVEPIESLVSTIRSGHSSPDRISKMLLSPPQIEHLEFGSHAILLTLSERKVLRLLGKGWGINQIAALLKKSNKTISAQKNSAMRRLSIHSNAEMYAWINSSQGARELNLPSVYGETAEWKIETVREMSHS, from the coding sequence ATGTTGCCAGGATGCTGCAAAAACGGAATTGTTATCAGTAAAGTCCCCGTGATACAAGCGGGACTTCACGGGGTTATGCAACTGCATTTCCCGGAGTATGAACTCACTACCTGTGGTGTTGTAGAAGAACTCACGCCACTACAACTGCGTCGGACGGAATTGGCGATCGTGGATTTAACCGGTGATTGCCATCACCCGCGCACTGTCTGCGAGCGATTCTACGCACTTCTTTCCCAATACCGCGATATCCATTGGGTTTTCCTGGTATCGCGCGCGTATTACGCGCAGGCGGTCGAATTATTAATGCGCCCCTCCAGTACGCTGCTGTCTGATGTCGAACCGATTGAGAGTCTGGTCAGTACTATCCGTTCTGGACACAGCAGTCCTGACCGAATCAGCAAAATGTTGTTGTCACCTCCACAGATTGAACATCTGGAATTTGGTTCCCACGCCATTCTTTTGACGCTATCAGAGCGAAAAGTATTGCGCCTGCTGGGGAAAGGTTGGGGAATTAATCAGATTGCGGCGTTACTTAAAAAAAGTAACAAAACCATCAGCGCCCAAAAAAATAGCGCGATGCGCCGATTATCAATACACAGCAATGCGGAAATGTACGCATGGATTAACAGTTCTCAGGGAGCCAGGGAGCTGAATTTACCTTCAGTATATGGAGAGACAGCGGAATGGAAAATAGAAACCGTACGCGAAATGTCGCACTCATAG
- a CDS encoding helix-turn-helix domain-containing protein, whose amino-acid sequence MQPADIIPVFKLYGEQQGWPTPDLLHCESIHQRSSLYEWHIRVHQHAEIVQLLYLHRGEATIEIEGQTTVMRDACIQVVPALCVHGFRFSPGTQGYVLSLALPLIGRLESQFPQPLPLLNTPQCVPVAQSRSHIRTLFSALQREYQTDNEAREMMLFSLLSALLVWLRRQSRPVQPPNDTLARRRSAIRLFARQIESHYREHLPLAEYAHRIGLSANYLNQLCREFHHCSALSVLHQRLMLEAKRSLQYTSMTVSQISDYLGFSDVTYFSRFFKKHSALSPKAYREFIKNK is encoded by the coding sequence ATGCAACCGGCTGACATTATCCCTGTCTTTAAATTGTATGGTGAACAACAGGGATGGCCCACTCCCGACCTGCTGCACTGCGAATCAATTCATCAGCGCAGCAGTTTATATGAGTGGCATATTCGGGTGCATCAGCATGCGGAGATCGTCCAGTTGCTCTACTTGCATCGGGGTGAGGCAACGATTGAAATCGAGGGGCAGACGACGGTGATGCGTGATGCCTGTATTCAGGTCGTCCCTGCGCTTTGTGTCCACGGTTTTCGCTTTTCCCCCGGAACTCAGGGTTACGTGCTTTCTCTGGCGTTACCGCTGATTGGCCGCCTGGAGTCTCAGTTCCCACAGCCGTTGCCATTGCTGAATACCCCTCAGTGCGTGCCGGTGGCTCAGTCTCGCAGCCACATCCGCACGCTGTTTTCCGCTTTACAGAGGGAGTATCAGACGGATAACGAGGCGCGGGAAATGATGTTGTTTTCATTGCTGAGTGCGCTGCTGGTCTGGCTTCGTCGGCAGAGTCGACCGGTTCAGCCACCGAATGACACCCTGGCACGTCGGCGTAGCGCAATACGCCTTTTTGCCCGGCAGATTGAGAGCCACTATCGCGAACATCTTCCCCTGGCAGAATACGCGCATCGAATCGGGCTTTCTGCAAATTACCTGAATCAGTTATGCCGTGAATTTCATCATTGCAGTGCATTAAGCGTTTTGCATCAGCGGTTGATGCTCGAAGCCAAACGTAGCCTGCAATATACCAGCATGACCGTAAGCCAGATCTCCGACTATCTGGGATTCAGCGATGTTACCTATTTTTCCCGGTTCTTTAAAAAACATTCCGCGTTGTCTCCGAAGGCATACCGGGAATTTATTAAGAATAAATAG